The DNA segment TCGTGAATGGATATGATCTTGTCAAAACCGCTGATTTCGAAGACTTCCCGGATCGGATCAGAAAGCGAGCACAACGCGAACGCGGCATTCCGCTTCTGAAGCAGTCGAGCGATCAGCAGGATGACCCTGAGGCCCGCACTGCTTATGTAGGACAAGGTACTGAAATCCAGCAGCACCTTGCTGTCGTCTTCACCGATGGCGCCATTGAGCGCGTCTTCGAACTCCCGCGCGTTGGCACCGTCGATTCGACCTTCAACCTTCGCAATTAGTACTTCGTTTGCTCGGTCGACACTGATCTCCATGAAACCAACCCCCTTTACAGGTTTATAAAAATGCCATGTTCGGCAAAATCAGCAATCGGTACTCCATAGGTTATCCCTGGTTTTCACGATTCCGTACCCACCTGGCCGGCCTTGACCGGTCAGCGAATCGAACGGCCTGGCCTGGCCTGGTCCGTACACGCAACTGCTCAACCCGATGCCAGGATGGGATGCAGCGGTCCTCCGAACGGTTCGCCCGGTTTCATGGTCTGGTCGCCGCCCGCGTCCCACCGGCCGTTGTAGTTCACATACTCCGGAATGTATATGATCGCCAGCGCTCTCCGGGGCGATGCGGTGCGATTCGGCGTAGCGTAATGGAATGTGCATCCATGGTGAAAAGTCACGCCGCCCGCTTCCATGTCCATCACGACGGGTTCGACATCGACATCGACGTCGGTACTTTCGATATCTTTCAGCACGCTTGCGCCTTCCGTGCTCAGCGGAACGGGCGCCAGCCGGCCGTACTTGTGCGATCCGGGTATGAACTGCATGCAACCGTTGTCCACCGTTACATTGTCCACGGCGATCCATGCCGATAGCGCACCGACTTGTTCCATAGGCCAGTACGGTGCGTCCTGGTGCCAGTTGGTTGCCT comes from the Gemmatimonadota bacterium genome and includes:
- a CDS encoding STAS domain-containing protein, yielding MEISVDRANEVLIAKVEGRIDGANAREFEDALNGAIGEDDSKVLLDFSTLSYISSAGLRVILLIARLLQKRNAAFALCSLSDPIREVFEISGFDKIISIHDSQAEAVDKIGR
- a CDS encoding phytanoyl-CoA dioxygenase family protein, which translates into the protein ATNWHQDAPYWPMEQVGALSAWIAVDNVTVDNGCMQFIPGSHKYGRLAPVPLSTEGASVLKDIESTDVDVDVEPVVMDMEAGGVTFHHGCTFHYATPNRTASPRRALAIIYIPEYVNYNGRWDAGGDQTMKPGEPFGGPLHPILASG